The following coding sequences lie in one Brachyhypopomus gauderio isolate BG-103 unplaced genomic scaffold, BGAUD_0.2 sc215, whole genome shotgun sequence genomic window:
- the scn1laa gene encoding sodium channel, voltage-gated, type I-like, alpha isoform X1, with protein MGKTYMIFFVLVIFLGSFYLVNLILAVVAMAYDEQNQATLEEALQKEEDFQAMLDQLKKHQADAQAVVDAFENEDSSREMTDTGSEASRLSSKSAKERCNQRKKRRQRKEEGEKGGGKKIHVSESEGSIRRSSIPFSLDGNRLSYDRTFPSPQQSLLSIQGSVFTPCQNSIFTFRSHLGSENSFADDEHSAFDDTCSRRDSLFLPRRPERLYSSVSKSGRTPRILMSTNGKVRCSVDCNGVVSLVSSSSLPNSPAGLVLPQVTIDKAATDDDDEDIDDEFCMQSDFLQASPGFLTDHGARQRALSVASIITNTMEELEESRQKCHPCWNRFAHRFLIWECCPAWVKIKKAVHMVVMDPLVDLSITICIVMNTLFMAMECHPMNKDLRSVLSVGNYVFTGIFTAEMIFKIIALDPYNYFQVRWNMFDSVIVSLSLMELGLENVSGMSVLRSFRLLRVLKLAKSWPTLNMLIKIIGNSLGALSNLTFVLAIIVFIFAVVGMQLFGKEYSNNKCQISDNCQPRWHMIDFFHSFLIVFRILCGEWIETMWDCMLINNQAMCLIGFLMVMVIGNLVVLNLFLALLLSSFSADNLTPNEENSEMNNLQVAVGRMKRCFRSVKACLCDSFRSACLRRRRKKAPEEDGLKNGRKQPDSLNHTVVELVKNPAGVREEAGEPEEYSADVSLTVTVPIAAAESDGEGNNTEDFSSYTSDVEEDKEKLSLGLSSSEGSTVDVRPLREGPVSLELNQEESMDPEACFTDGCVRRFTCCQVNMELGRWKTWWTIRRTCFRIVEHNWFESFIIFMILLSSGALAFEDIHIENKKAVKLVLEYGDKVFTYVFILEMLLKWLAYGFAKYFTNAWCWLDFLIVDVSLVSLVANTLGYSKVDAIKSLRTLRALRPLRALSRFEGMRVVVNALLGAIPSIMNVLLVCLIFWLIFSIMGVNLLAGKFYECVNITTGERFNDTVVMNITDCVLLGNKTARWKNLKINFDNVGAGYLALLQVATFKGWMDIMYGAVDSRNVDEQPSYEKSVLMYLYFVGFIIFGSFFTLNLFIGVIIDNFNQQKRKFGGQDIFLTEEQKKYYNAMKKLGSKKPQKPIPRPANKFQGIVFDLVTNQIFDITIMSLICLNMVAMMVETDSQTRETSRVLEHINLAFIVVFTMECVLKMISLRQYFFTIGWNVFDFVVVILSIVVYSSSTILSNLFSPTLLRVIRLARIGRILRLIKGAKGIRTLLFALIMSLPALFNIGLLLFLVMFIYAIFGMSNFAYVKKEAGIDDMFNFETFGNSMICLFQITTSAGWDGLLSPILNSSPPDCDHNHTHTGSEVKGDCGSPFMGIVFFVSYIIICFLIVVNMYIAVILENFSVATEESTEPLSEDDFEMFYEVWEKFDPNATQFIEYNKLSEFADSLDPPLRIPKPNKLQLINMDLPMVNGERIHCLDILFAFTKRVLGESEEMDVLRAQMEDRFMASNPSKVSYEPITSTLRRKHEDMSAAIIQRAYRTHIFRQSTKQTFSVYKETQQVNSTASKKGVEDMKWKKHAASNKADKTPSTNSPPTNDTVTQAGGDKYENDDREREVKNKNGKK; from the exons ATGGGCAAGACCTACATGATCTTCTTCGTGCTGGTCATCTTCCTGGGCTCCTTCTACCTGGTGAACCTGATCCTGGCAGTGGTGGCTATGGCTTATGATGAGCAGAACCAGGCCACCCTGGAGGAGGCACTGCAGAAGGAGGAGGACTTCCAGGCCATGTTAGACCAACTTAAGAAGCATCAGGCAGACGCCCAG GCGGTGGTGGACGCATTTGAGAATGAGGATTCCAGCAGAGAGATGACGGACACGGGTTCTGAGGCCTCCAGGCTCAGCTCCAAAAGTGCCAAAGAGCGATGCAaccagaggaagaagaggaggcagAGGAAGGAGGAAGGGGAGAAGGGCGGCGGCAAGAAGATCCACGTTTCCGAGTCAGAGGGCAGCATTAGAAGGTCAAGCATCCCGTTTTCGTTGGATGGAAATCGCCTGTCATATGACAGGACGTTCCCATCTCCACAACAG tcccTCCTGAGTATCCAGGGCTCAGTCTTTACCCCATGTCAGAACAGTATTTTCACCTTCCGAAGCCACCTGGGTTCTGAGAACAGCTTCGCCGATGATGAGCACAGCGCGTTCGATGACACGTGCAGCCGGCGAGACTCACTCTTCTTGCCCCGCCGCCCCGAGCGTCTCTACAGCAGCGTCAGTAAAAGCGGTCGGACCCCGCGAATTCTTATGTCGACCAACGGCAAAGTGCGCTGCTCAGTTGACTGCAACGGCGTAGTGTCGCTCGTGAGCTCGAGCTCTCTGCCTAACTCTCCCGCTGGCCTGGTGCTGCCCCAGGTGACCATAGATAAAGCCGCGACGGACGATGACGAC GAGGACATAGATGATGAGTTCTGTATGCAAAGTGACTTCCTCCAAGCCTCACCAGGCTTTCTGACTGACCATGGAGCCAGGCAGAGGGCCCTGAGTGTGGCCAGTATCATCACCAACACAATGGAAG AACTGGAGGAATCCAGGCAGAAGTGCCATCCATGCTGGAATAGGTTTGCACACAGATTTCTGATCTGGGAATGTTGCCCGGCGTGGGTGAAAATAAAGAAAGCGGTTCATATGGTTGTGATGGATCCCCTTGTGGATCTGTCTATTACCATCTGCATAGTAATGAATACATTATTCATGGCCATGGAGTGTCATCCCATGAACAAGGATCTCCGCTCCGTGCTTTCAGTGGGCAACTAT GTTTTCACAGGCATCTTCACAGCAGAGATGATTTTCAAGATCATCGCATTGGACCCTTATAATTACTTCCAAGTACGCTGGAATATGTTTGATAGCGTCATTGTCAGTCTGAGTCTCATGGAACTTGGGTTGGAAAATGTATCTGGAATGTCTGTGCTTAGGTCATTCCGGCTG CTGAGAGTCTTAAAATTGGCCAAATCATGGCCCACTCTAAACATGCTGATTAAGATCATTGGCAACTCGCTTGGTGCCCTCAGCAACCTGACCTTCGTCCTAGCCATCATCGTCTTCATCTTCGCCGTGGTGGGCATGCAGCTGTTCGGAAAGGAATATAGCAACAATAAGTGCCAGATTTCGGACAACTGTCAGCCGCGCTGGCACATGATCGACTTCTTTCACTCTTTCCTCATTGTATTTCGTATTCTGTGCGGTGAATGGATCGAGACCATGTGGGACTGCATGTTGATAAACAATCAGGCCATGTGTCTCATTGGCTTCCTCATGGTTATGGTGATTGGAAATCTTGTG GTTCTGAACCTGTTCCTGGCCTTGCTGCTCAGCTCTTTTAGTGCAGACAATCTGACGCCCAACGAGGAGAACAGTGAGATGAACAACCTGCAGGTCGCCGTGGGTCGCATGAAGAGGTGCTTCCGCTCGGTCAAGGCCTGTCTATGCGACTCGTTCCGGAGCGCTTGTCTGCGGCGCCGGAGGAAGAAGGCGCCAGAGGAGGACGGGCTGAAAAACGGCAGGAAGCAGCCCGATTCCCTCAACCACACCGTGGTGGAGCTGGTCAAAAACCCGGCCGGGGTGAGAGAGGAGGCCGGCGAGCCCGAAGAGTACAGCGCGGACGTCAGCCTGACAGTCACCGTGCCCATCGCGGCGGCAGAGTCCGACGGCGAGGGCAACAACACGGAGGATTTCAGCAGCTACACTTCAGATGTGGAAGAGGATAAGGAG AAGCTGTCGCTGGGCTTGAGTTCGTCAGAGGGCAGCACTGTGGACGTCAGGCCCCTGAGGGAGGGGCCCGTGTCTCTGGAGCTCAACCAGGAGGAGTCCATGGACCCGGAAGCCTGCTTCACAGACG GCTGTGTACGTAGATTTACCTGCTGTCAGGTGAATATGGAGCTCGGCAGGTGGAAGACGTGGTGGACCATCAGACGAACCTGTTTTAGGATCGTGGAGCACAACTGGTTTGAGTCCTTCATCATCTTCATGATACTGCTCAGCAGCGGAGCTCTG GCGTTTGAGGACATACACATTGAAAACAAGAAGGCAGTGAAGCTTGTTTTGGAATATGGAGATAAAGTTTTTACCTATGTCTTCATATTGGAAATGCTTTTGAAGTGGCTGGCCTATGGATTTGCAAAATACTTCACCAATGCCTGGTGCTGGCTTGACTTCCTTATTGTTGAC GTGTCTCTGGTCAGCCTGGTGGCCAACACCCTGGGCTATTCGAAGGTTGATGCCATCAAATCTCTGCGTACCCTGCGGGCTCTGCGCCCTCTCCGCGCCCTCTCGCGCTTCGAGGGAATGAGG GTGGTGGTCAATGCTCTCCTCGGGgccattccatcaatcatgaacGTCCTGCTGGTCTGCCTTATCTTCTGGCTCATCTTCAGTATCATGGGCGTCAACCTGCTTGCCGGAAAGTTCTACGAGTGTGTGAACATCACCACAGGAGAGCGCTTTAATGACACTGTGGTGATGAACATCACCGACTGTGTACTGCTGGGCAACAAAACGGCCCGTTGGAAAAATCTGAAGATTAACTTCGACAATGTCGGGGCTGGATATCTAGCATTACTACAAGTG GCAACTTTCAAAGGCTGGATGGACATTATGTATGGAGCAGTGGATTCGCGTAAC GTGGATGAGCAGCCGAGCTACGAGAAGAGCGTGCTAATGTACCTGTATTTTGTTGGCTTTATAATCTTTGGATCATTCTTCACTCTCAATCTCTTCATTGGTGTCATTATCGATAACTTCAACCAGCAGAAGCGAAAG TTTGGAGGTCAGGATATTTTTTTGACAGAGGAACAGAAAAAGTATTACAATGCAATGAAGAAACTTGGGTCAAAGAAACCACAAAAACCAATTCCACGCCCAGCT AACAAGTTCCAGGGAATTGTATTTGACCTCGTTACAAATCAAATTTTTGATATAACCATTATGAGTTTAATATGCCTTAATATGGTTGCCATGATGGTGGAGACAGACTCTCAGACAAGAGAAACATCTCGTGTTCTGGAACATATCAATCTGGCCTTCATCGTGGTTTTCACAATGGAATGTGTACTAAAGATGATTTCACTCCGCCAGTATTTTTTCACTATTGGTTGGAACGTTTTTGACTTTGTGGTGGTGATTCTGTCCATAGTTG TCTACAGTTCCAGCACCATTCTGTCTAACCTTTTCTCGCCAACCTTGTTGCGCGTCATACGTCTTGCGCGCATTGGCCGAATCCTGCGTCTCATCAAAGGTGCCAAGGGAATACGCACCCTTCTCTTCGCTTTGATCATGTCCCTCCCAGCGCTGTTCAACATCGGACTTCTTCTCTTCTTAGTCATGTTCATCTACGCCATCTTTGGCATGTCGAACTTTGCCTATGTCAAAAAAGAGGCTGGCATAGATGACATGTTTAACTTTGAAACTTTCGGCAACAGCATGATATGTTTATTTCAGATCACCACCTCTGCAGGGTGGGATGGGCTCCTGTCTCCCATTCTCAACAGCAGTCCTCCTGACTGCGACCACAACCATACGCACACGGGCAGCGAAGTTAAGGGTGATTGTGGCAGCCCATTCATGGGTATTGTCTTCTTTGTGAGCTACATTATAATATGCTTCTTGATTGTGGTGAACATGTACATTGCTGTGATCCTTGAGAACTTTAGCGTGGCCACGGAGGAGAGCACTGAGCCGTTAAGTGAGGATGACTTTGAGATGTTCTATGAAGTGTGGGAAAAATTTGACCCTAATGCCACGCAGTTTATAGAATACAATAAATTGTCTGAATTTGCAGATTCTCTGGATCCTCCCCTGCGTATTCCCAAGCCCAATAAACTACAGCTGATCAATATGGACTTGCCAATGGTTAACGGGGAGCGAATACACTGCCTAGACATCCTGTTTGCTTTCACCAAACGCGTCCTTGGTGAAAGTGAGGAGATGGATGTCCTCCGTGCACAAATGGAGGACCGTTTCATGGCCTCCAACCCCTCCAAGGTGTCCTACGAGCCCATAACCTCCACACTGCGCCGCAAACACGAGGATATGTCGGCTGCCATCATCCAGAGAGCCTACAGGACGCACATCTTCAGACAGAGTACGAAACAGACCTTCAGCGTATACAAAGAAACACAGCAGGTGAATAGCACGGCTTCCAAGAAGGGTGTGGAGGACATGAAGTGGAAGAAACATGCTGCCTCTAACAAGGCTGACAAAACACCCTCCACAAATTCCCCACCaacaaatgacactgtaacacaaGCTGGCGGGGATAAGTACGAAAACGATGACCGGGAGAGAGAGGTCAAGAACAAGAATGGTAAGAAGTGA